Genomic window (Ammospiza nelsoni isolate bAmmNel1 chromosome 17, bAmmNel1.pri, whole genome shotgun sequence):
AGTAAAAAAGAGGTGATGGAAatagctttaatttttttcctaaaattaatATGGCTTATTTTGCTTGCCATAGTGTAACAGGTCAGACTAGTTGCATTATATGAGCCATGGTTTAACTCCTATTAGTAGCATTTTCCTAGCAAGCATCACTTCAAAGGCTGTATTCCTTCCTGTATGACTATTTTTGTTTAGTATTACTTAGGTGGATAAAGACAGAAACAAATCCTAATTCAAGTGATGATCAGAATGGCTTGTAGTGCTATATGTATGCTACAGAATGCAGATTTCTCTAAATAGAGAATGCCATTTTACAAGAAATTCCTGAAATGCCACTTCAGGATGTTATGTGAGCATGTTTTGACATGGCTGTCAAAGCACTGTTGCATGTCATGCCATGGCTCACGTGTCACATCAGTCTATCAGTTATTGAATTCAAAAGTGAGGAATTGCATCCTGCCTGTGTcatgaaggagaaaaacaacaaactcTCTGTTGGTGTAGCTGGGATGAGGTAACTGGCTGTAAGAAACTTGATAGTAGCTGCAGTCATCTTTGGTTTTGTGATCAAGCCTGGTAAAGTCCACTGCTCTCTGTAACTGATGAGATTCACTGTTTAGCTATCAGTTTAAACACCTCTTGGTGTTTCCCACAATTCTTCCACTCTCCCATGAAGTGTTGTTGCAGAAAACTGCCTCATTGAGaaacaagaaagcaaaattaaatgTGAGGGGAGATCTCCTGTGAGCCCCCTCCCTACTCCTCCCTGAGCCAGAGTTGCTGCTGAGGCTGTTGGGAcccaggctcaggggctgagcTGTTCTCAGCATCCCAGGAcccaggctcaggggctgagcTGTTCTCAGCATCCCATGTGAGCTGTTCTCAGCATCCCAGGAcccaggctcaggggctgagcTGTTCTCAGCATCCCAGGAcccaggctcaggggctgagcTGTTCTCAGCATCCCATGTAAGTCTTGCGTGCACATGGAAGGGAGAGGGAGTTTTGGCCTTTAGGTAATATTTTTGGTATTATCCTGTTTGAAAGCggcctgctgcctggctgtttATAGGCTGGATGGGGTCATGTAAAACAAGGTGCACTTGAGTAACAATGATAGCATTTATGCTGGGGTGAGGGAGGATTTTTGTTCATTTCTCAGATGAGTTGGGACCCTTCTATTCTCAGTGTAGGGCTGGGAACTGTCACTGAGCAGGCTCTGGGCTGTAGTGAGGTTCCAAAGTCATCTTAGTGCATTATGAGATTGgcttttttggtgggttttctttcttcagtgagaaaatcctttatttcagtAGCATCTCAAACTTACCCCTCAGCATTACTCCTTTTGTGCAGAGTAGTAACCTTAGTGTTTTTGAGAAGTGTAGCAACACAGGAACTGCATCCCATTCTACTCCACAACCAACTTTTCCTCAGTAACAGGAAGAAACAAAGGCTTAGTATAACACAGCAGCTTAGTTTATTTGGAAATATGTTTAACTTGGAAGAGATTCAGTAGGCCTGGGGAAGGTACAAGAGAACCATTTGCTGGTGGAATTTGTATGATTTGTACAATGATTTGTACAAACAGCACTTCAgcacttttgtttttctcagtaGACCAAGATCCTTTCCTGAACAAAGTCATGTTTACCAGAGTGTGTCAAATCCACCCTACACATTCTTCCACACACTCTTCCTTTTCCACTGCCTTGCCTTCTTTCTGAAGTGATAAATAGCCAGGATTTCCAGAAGAGATACTGGGTGCTTCCATCAATGTCCCTCTCTGCTGACAGTGATTGATAGCTGAAAATCAACTCTGAAATTATGCCAGTTACTCCATATAATCACCCAAAGATACTTGTCTGATACTCTGCTGATTTTATATATGGGGATTGTACAATGTGTTGTGCTCACAGGATCATGGAAGTTACAAAGCCCCTAGTTGTTCTTGGGATATTCAGTGATTTagtctgtttttttaaaaataagggtCAAGACTTTTACACTTAATTCCTtcctaaatttaatttatttaattgcaGCCATTAGCTTTGCCATCAGCCATAAGGGCTCTGCTGTGTTCTAGACAGGCAACACTAAACCAGTGTTGAACACAGTTGAGAATGGGACCTTACAGTCTTAAAAATCCAGGGCTTTATTGCTAAGCAGCATCACTGACCCACTTCTGAAGGAACCACTTGTGCATTGCAGGCAAGCTCTTCAAACCCacccaaataaacaaagaaatttgctaattaaaaccaaaaactgGCATACAGAAAACCTTCCAGCTGAGCCAAGCTAGAACTTCTGAAAATGAAGTTCACTCTCATTAACACTGCTGGAGTTCAAGTCCCTTTGGAGCACTGGCTGCCAGTGCTCAGCTGTGAGAATATTGCACATTCCTActtgctgtgtttctttttggttttaattaaagGAGATTGCTCTGGAGCCTGGTCATGAGCGTTGCTTCACAGAAATGTCTGTTTCTTGCTAATgaaattttttcatggaaaccAACATTGCACTCACTTTATTTGATCCCCAGGTGGATTCTGTGCAGCCTGTAGGGATCACTCCTCTCATCAGCACAGCCTGGGTTAAACACTCATCATGTGCAGGAGTCACCTCAGGCCTTAAAAACCATGTGCAAAGTCCTTCTGGACCCTTTATTGGTGCCATTCACAGCTGATCCCCCTAAGGTTTAAAGCTGGTGCTTcaccacagcttttttcttgacTCCCATTTGCCTTTATTAGTGACACTGAGCATCTGCCCCTTGCCCTTAGACACTGACAGTTCCCGATGTCTTAACTGGGTACCAGCAAGAGCCTGTGGAATTTTACAGGAGCCAATGGGTGTTTCTTTCCCTCCAGTGTATTTTCTCCCCTAAAAGCAGTTTTCCCCATTACTGTAAATGCACACaggtgccctgcagagcccagcccacaCCAGGTACAGACTGTGACAGACACAGAGCTCAGTGTGGTGGTGTGTGTCTCAACAAGGACACAATAATCATACATGAGACTCAGCCTTTGTTCTCTTTCCTGCATCTTTGGTCAAAATAATTAAAGAGCTTCATGTCTCAGTGGAAaccttttgtgttttttcctctttgatcCTTAAAACTGAAGGTACTTAGTGATGTTGGTTCTTTGTCTCAAGTGAGTCTGCAATACTGAAATTATTCTGGAAATGCAAGTGGTTTTCATCAAATCAGTCAGTGCTAGGGATTAGGTTTTATAAAGATATTCTGAGTTACTTTAGATGGTGTCTGTTGCCTTCAACCTTAATTAGATACTTTTTCTATCTAAAAAAATAACTGTTTATCCTTTTGGGGTAACTGCTGTtgattttttctcctttcctacGCTGTGGTTCCTTGGTATATAAGCACACACTTCACTTAGCTGGCTTCACAAAATGGAAGTTCCTTTTGCAAAATGTTACTTTAGGAACTTGTTGCTATCTTTTGTAATTTCTAAGCCTGAGATTGTCACACTAGATCCATGTACGTTTATTTTACTATTTACACCTATCACAGTACATTTATATGGAATACCATCACACAGACAAACCAGCTACTGACAGCTAATATAAAGATATTAGATTCCACAAGCTTAATCTGCATAGAGACCAGAAACACACTTAATGGTGAAACACAGACAagtatttctgcatttcccttAATTTTAAACCCATTTTATACAGAATGTGATCTTCCTGCCACAAATACCTACTTCTGTACTTGTATATTTGTCTTGTGGCCAATTTGTATTGGGTGTCTTGTGTCTTCCTATGCTTTTTCAATGGACAGTTTCTATTTCTTGTGGTCATAAAATATACAATTAATACTTGTTTTAAGCACGGTTTCAGTATTAGTTAAATTTTGTCTTCTGTTCTTCTCCCAGCAATCTCTCAGTGATGTGTAATCTCCTGCTGCATGTAGCTTATAAAAATGGACAAAACCCTGGGTGAATATTTCTCTCACTTCTTGGGAGTTGGAGATCTAAAACAGAAGTGACACAAACTTCTGGACTGCATCATCAACTTGCAGATTACTGTAGCTGTGCTTTGCTAAAGCTTTGCCAGGGATTTATTTCCCCTGGTGGAAGCAATATTAATTTGACTTGAGTAACTCAGATATCATATGGGATATAAAATTCTGTAGCTACTTGCAGCATCCTTGTCACTGATCTCATTCTTTAGGAAGAATTTGAAATGAAACTCCACAGCAAAGTAGTTGAACATCACacaagtttggggttttgtatGCAACATCAGTTATCCTACAGTTGCTTCCTCTATCAGTTGTGCCATATATAGCATTGCTACTTGTGGCTTTTGTTCTGAAAAGAGCCAAAATAGGAGAATTTGGCAATTTTTGAGTGCAGTTTGTCACGGGGGGGAAAGTGTACAACATATTATTCTAAAGTTATAGCCcattaaaattgctgttttACACCATTCTGGATTAAACACAGCCCCTTTTCATTCGCCTGTATCACAGGGGTGGTTTTTGTTGACTCTACTGCTGATCTCTTCTGGTCCCTGGACAGCCACTAAAtaggtttctttgtttttaggCATGCGTGTAGAGTGATCCATGCAACAGTGAGGAACCTGCCGTGGTGCAGTCCATAGGTGGCACCTGTGCAGCTGCCCtcagcaggatgctgctggctcCCCTCACCATCCACTTCCACTCAATGGAAACACTGAAAAGACAAGCAGGCTGGGAAGCCCAGGGCTCTCTCTACATGATGTTGCACTGCGTGGCCCCACAACAATCTTTGATAAttgccagccctgccttggcaATGGTGGGCTTGCTTGGAGGAGGTTCTGCCTTCTtttctgctgggctgcctgcaaTGTTCAAAACAGGACACCATTAGAAACAAGAGCTGCTCAAACCCTTCCTTCCTACTTCTGCCCTAGAGGGTGCAAACATTTCCTCTCTTCACCCACCCTGAATTTTTCAGCTCCTGTTTGAACAACACACTTTGCTGGTTTGAAACTGCTCAGAAAGTCTCATCTCTTCAGGGAAGAGTGTTTAGAGGAGCTAAATAATCCATGCATCTCAAAGGGAGGGTAAACTTTTATCTGGTTCAAGGCAGGTGTCCCTTTCACAGCCAGGGGTCCTTTCACAAAGTCATTTCACTTCTTAATTTCCAGCAAGGAAAGGAGCTGAAGGACAAAAGTATTGCTAGGATTTATTCTCTTGTTGGCTTGGATGTTGTAATTAAGGGAACAAGATAAAGGtaggttttcatttttcagggTGAAAAGAATCTTTTCATctttaaaactgcatttaaaagcAATGAGAAAGTAAACAAACAAGGGAGATGAGTCATGCTCCCTGTGACTAAGGGGGTATAAATAATTAGTGATGCATCTTAAAATGTCTCTTCTCAACTTCAAGGTCATCCCAGTCCCTCTGGAACTCTTGAGCAAGATCTTGATCTGTGCAAAATGGCACAATGTTTGATTCAAACCTCTTCAGGTGCTGGACCTCTCTAAGAAGGGCACTGCTCTCACTTGACTCTGCCTGAGAGCTCATCGTGAGACAGGGAAAAATCAATCTGTGAGCTGctacagctcctgctgtggctgtgactGTTCTGTTTGAAAGCTGCACTAAAAGCTTCTGAGGCACCAAGAAATCCACTTTGTCTTTCAGAAACCAGTGTGTTTCCATTCTGCCTACAAGTGATTTGGGTTGGCGTGATTCAAAAGCCTATTTCTGATGGAATATGTAAGAAATTTGGGTCAGCTGTGGAAATTTGCAGTTTTTTCTCTAGTTTCCATCTTGACTGCAATAAAACAGGTGAACTTTGTTTCAGATATTCCAGCATGGACCTgaagtggtttttttcattatttttgaagaaacagataggaaaattattaataaaaataaaactgcttaGAAAAACAGCTTGTGGCACTGTGTATACAAATATACTTTGCATATTTAAAACATACAGAGCAATCTGAAGTGGCCATAGATGACTGAAATTCAGTTTAAGGGGTAATTTGCTATCTGAAGTCTAAgtggccagcagctgctgacacCCTGAGCTGTTCCTACGTGATCTAGTTAGCTTCACCTAGCTTttgccaggggctgccctgtgAAAATGCTCTTATAATCAGTTGTCTTTGgagtttttccttttgctcttgtttttttcttaatgattAGGCACTCACTGGTAGGAGACTGTGTTGCTTTGTCAATGGGTTTTAACTTGGTGCGAAGGAACTCAGCCATCTCCCtgtcttcttctttttccctggtggaaaaaaggaaaatagaggAATgagttttctctgcaaacaGGACAGCAAAAGCTAGAGCAGCTAGGATAAAGTCACTAGTaaacaattaatttctttggtatttttagaaacatttaattttgctgcctattgaaaagcaaaatatttgccTAAATGAAAACTGCTGCTGAGGCTTTGGTGATGTGCACACAGGGCTCAGTGAGAGCTCTGGTTCAGTTCTAGCTCAGGCTCCTtgtcagctgctgcctctggccaGCTCTCTTTgatcagctgcagcactggcagaagCTTTGCCAAATCCTCTCCTGGCTTGCTCAGAATGTCAATGTGTTGGAGGAGATACTGTCATTTTGGATAAATAGATTGAGTCTCTACTGCTGAATGAGGGGGAAGTAAGAGCAAAACTGACTCTGTAGAGTGCTGATCTCAAACCAAAGATTGGATTTGGGTGCTGGAAATGAACTTTTGAGGAAGCCTACAACTTTGGGCTAATACTTTGGGAGATGAAACCCTTCAGAGCCTGCCCATGTCTTAGGTAGGGTTGTACTGCTGGGTCCTTTTTAgttggtttgggttgttttgctGTGACAAGATGGGAATAGGAGTAATCAACCTGACAAcgtgaaaaatttaaaaaggaggATTTTAGATGTCTACAAATATGCCCCTTGTAGAATTCCATTTCATGTCTACCTTCTTATCCCAAGAGAATTCCCTGGTAGCAGCataaatccttttcttttcaatGGTAAATGCCCAGATTGTTTCTGGGAGGAAAATAAGAGACCAAAGCCCACTGTTATTCATGAGATGACTGAATCATTAATGGGATAAAGAGCCAAAGAATTAGAGTAATCTGATTTTAATGGTTTTCCTATGGAATGGAGAGGAGGCTTTTAACTTGGTAAGTTGTTTTGAAGGACCAGTTCTCTCCCATTaatgttaatttaaattttgtcaCTTAATCGATTGTATTATTAAGCTTGTGGAATGCCACTAAATAAGTTCAGATGCTCTTGGTTCTTACCTTAATCTCTCCACCTCTGCATCATCTAcaagaaaatctcttttttgtACCAGTCGATGAATCTTCTGAATCAGCTCATCCTCTCTCTGCTTCTCcatctttgttttttctttttctggtcaaaaagagagaaaggactGTGTTACTTTGGGCTCTGGGGAGTGTGAGGGGGTGGTGTGGGACGGTGCAGATGTCTGAGGATCAGCTGCTGATTGAAGTCAATGGTTTTCCAGCCTGAGTCACCAAAGCCCAGCAAGCTGGGTCActgcctctgctctcctctcttGCTGCTCTTGGCTCTGATCAGCTTAATGGGCTGAGGCTCTGTGGGGTTTGCTAAGCCTGCTTTTAATTTGCAATGACTCTTCAAGACATTGCTTGGAAAATTTTTAAGAGCTTTGGCAAGAAAATAGTTCCAGATGCTTTGTTAAAATCCAATGTACAAACTCCATCTGACCTCAGGGGAAAGGAGATCACACCAAAAGGAActatttctctgtgtttcaaGACAGTTTTGCTGTTGAAAACAACacctttttttctattctgaCAAGGCAGGTGAGCTGCAAATCCACACCAACAGCATCAATAgtaaaatgtggaaaaataaatgcCAGTTTATTTTCCTTGTACTTCAAAAATCTGAGTAATTAATATATGTCCTTGTTAATTGGCCAGCCTGGAATGGCTAGGTTGTCTGTAAACAACAATTTTTGTGGCATGAAAGATGTGCCTGTTGCAAACTAAAAGTCATAAATGTTAGGGATTACAGAGCTGTCGTTTCAGGCTATAAAGCAAACGTATTTAAGACAGAACTCTTCAAACCTTGCAAGTGCAGCAGAGATGAGAAAGCCAGAGGCAAATCCAGGCTCATGTATTtctctgagaagctgaaaatttCGAACAGCTATGAAGATGCTTTGTATTAAATCAAGATTTTGGGCAGCAGAACTGCCCAGTTCAGTTCAGTGGGAGTGGGGGAGGCAGAGTGAGCTCTGCAGTCTGACCATCTGAGCTGTGGTGTGGCTGCTGATTAAGTTATATAACACTTTAAATAGCCAAACTAATCAGACACTTGGAAACAATTGGTTTTagtacagtttaaaaaaaaaaaaagaatgcttaGGAGTggctgctttttcctgctttgtctGTTATGGCTAAGGAGCAAGGACTCTCCTCACCTTCTGAAGACAGAAGATCCTTTCGACTTCCTCTCAATCTATCCTTTTCCTAAATTGAGATGTGCTCTCCCATTATATCCTTCAGGAAACTGTCTACTAAAAATGTTAATATATGtggcaaaatatttcatattctaTGTACTAAAAGACTGATTCCACACCTACTGAAATTGGCTAAACTGAAACCAAAGAGCAGCTCTCCATACAAACCTGTATTCTTACAGGAGAATTATGGTGGAGATCCTGTGAATGAATCCATTTCTGGAAAGTGTTTTTCCAGGTCAGGCACACGCTGTCTCAGCACAAActcactgccagcagctgctttgtcTTTGTCAGGACCAAGCTCCTGTGACCCTGcctgcagatgctgctgctggagctgcacctCTTGGACTCCTAAATGAGCTGAGATTTGTGAAGTTCTAAGGAGAAACTGCTCTCTGTGGGTCTCTGCTTGAGGCCTTGAGACTGGAAAAATCACTTATCAAAGATAAAAAGAGCCCAAACAGCAGGAACACCAAAAGAATGAAAGCTGATTAACCCTATCTGTTAGTTCAAAGTGCAGGAAAG
Coding sequences:
- the BMERB1 gene encoding bMERB domain-containing protein 1, coding for MELRRSISASAEAERPTRRYGAVEETEWKAEALGRNQLDIISMAETTMMPEEIELEMAKIQRLREVLVRRESELRFMMDDIQLCKDIMNLKQELQTLVAIPEKEKTKMEKQREDELIQKIHRLVQKRDFLVDDAEVERLREKEEDREMAEFLRTKLKPIDKATQSPTSSPAEKKAEPPPSKPTIAKAGLAIIKDCCGATQCNIM